The Granulicella arctica genome segment GGGAGCCAAACCTCCAATGGAAGCGCGTCTGGGATGCTGAGTCCGGCAAATTCATACGGATGCGCATTTCGACGCGCGGTCTTCGCACCATTCAGAAGCTGGGCCTTCAGGCAGCTCTCCGCAAGAGCAAGGTCCCAAGGAAAGGATAACCATGCGATCCATCATCAAGCTTCTCTCTACTGCAGGCACGGGGCATTTCTACACCACCACAAAGAACCCCAAGATTCAATCCGGCAAACTCGAACTCC includes the following:
- the rpmG gene encoding 50S ribosomal protein L33; amino-acid sequence: MRSIIKLLSTAGTGHFYTTTKNPKIQSGKLELRKYDPKARKHVMYREAKA
- the rpmB gene encoding 50S ribosomal protein L28; amino-acid sequence: MSKICPITGKRPQTGNNVSHANNKTRRRWEPNLQWKRVWDAESGKFIRMRISTRGLRTIQKLGLQAALRKSKVPRKG